A window from Theropithecus gelada isolate Dixy chromosome 1, Tgel_1.0, whole genome shotgun sequence encodes these proteins:
- the SLC30A10 gene encoding zinc transporter 10, producing the protein MGRYSGKTCRLIFMLVLTVAFFVAELVSGYLGNSIALLSDSFNMLSDLISLCVGLSAGYIARRPTGGFSATYGYARAEVVGALSNAVFLTALCFTIFVEAVLRLARPERIDDPELVLIVGVLGLLVNVVGLLIFQDCAAWFACCRRGRRRRLQQRQQLGEDCAPSAFGGPQGAEDLRRAAAPTAPGSDSAVTLRGTSVERKREKGATVFSNVAGDSFNTQNEPEEMMKKEKKSEALNIRGVLLHVMGDALGSVVVVITAIIFYVLPLKSEDPCNWQCYIDPSLTVLMVIIILSSAFPLIKETAAILLQMVPKGVNMEELMSKLSAVPGISSVHEVHIWELVSGKIIATLHIKYPKDRGYQDASTKIREIFHSAGIHNVTIQFENVDLKEPLEQKDLLLLCNSPCISKSCAKQLCCPPGALPLAHVNGCAEHNGGPSLDTYGSDGLSRRDTREVAIEVSLDGCLSDHGQTLNKTQEDQCYVNSTHF; encoded by the exons ATGGGCCGCTACTCGGGCAAGACTTGCCGGCTGATCTTCATGCTGGTGCTCACCGTCGCCTTCTTCGTGGCGGAGCTGGTCTCCGGCTACCTGGGCAACTCCATTGCGCTGCTCTCCGACTCCTTCAACATGCTCTCCGACCTGATCTCGCTGTGCGTGGGCCTGAGCGCCGGCTACATCGCCCGGCGCCCCACCGGGGGCTTCAGCGCCACTTACGGCTACGCCCGCGCCGAGGTGGTGGGCGCGCTGAGCAACGCCGTCTTCCTCACTGCGCTCTGCTTCACCATCTTCGTGGAGGCCGTGCTGCGCCTGGCCCGGCCCGAGCGCATCGATGACCCCGAGCTGGTGCTCATCGTTGGCGTCCTGGGGCTGTTGGTCAACGTGGTGGGGCTGCTCATCTTCCAGGACTGCGCTGCCTGGTTCGCGTGCTGCCGCCGGGGCCGCCGTCGCCGCCTGCAACAGCGGCAGCAGCTGGGGGAGGACTGCGCCCCCAGCGCTTTCGGGGGGCCTCAGGGCGCAGAGGACCTCCGGCGCGCTGCGGCCCCGACAGCCCCAGGCTCGGACTCGGCCGTAACCCTCCGGGGGACCTCGGTGGAAAGGAAGCGAGAGAAGGGGGCTACCGTGTTCTCAAACGTAGCAG GTGATTCCTTCAACACCCAGAATGAGCCAGAAGAGATgatgaaaaaagagaagaagtcTGAAGCTCTGAATATCAGAG GTGTACTTTTGCATGTGATGGGAGATGCCCTGGGGTCCGTGGTTGTGGTCATCACGGCCATCATATTCTATGTGCTTCCCCTGAAGAGTGAGGACCCGTGTAACTGGCAGTGTTACATTGACCCCAGCCTGACTGTCCTCATGGTCATCATCATTTTGTCATCTGCCTTCCCGCTCATCAAGGAGACCGCTGCCATTCTGTTGCAGATGGTCCCCAAAGGAGTCAACATGGAAGAGCTGA TGAGCAAACTCTCTGCTGTGCCCGGAATTAGCAGTGTACATGAAGTGCACATCTGGGAACTTGTAAGTGGAAAGATTATTGCCACCCTGCACATCAAGTATCCTAAGGACAGGGGATATCAAGATGCCAGCACAAAAATTCGAGAAATCTTCCACAGTGCGGGAATCCACAATGTGACCATCCAGTTTGAAAATGTGGACTTGAAGGAACCCCTGGAGCAGAAGGACTTACTGTTGCTCTGCAACTCACCCTGCATCTCCAAGAGCTGTGCTAAGCAGCTGTGTTGTCCCCCCGGGGCACTGCCTCTGGCCCACGTCAATGGCTGCGCTGAGCACAATGGCGGGCCCTCTCTAGACACATACGGAAGTGATGGCCTCAGTAGAAGAGACACAAGAGAAGTGGCTATTGAAGTGTCTTTGGACGGCTGTCTGAGTGACCACGGACAAACTCTTAACAAAACTCAGGAGGACCAATGTTATGTCAACAGCACTCATTTTTAA